A portion of the Cryptomeria japonica chromosome 5, Sugi_1.0, whole genome shotgun sequence genome contains these proteins:
- the LOC131028765 gene encoding uncharacterized protein LOC131028765 yields the protein MVLKRNKRALEDGKSCQPVKCHRQSEYSLGQTSGIGEIVPNNIYSKMHLQEFAQPNGMEIFCGDKLLISSREINLSNGIIFNDGIDLSERDEAHQKQVEVVKTGKDGSVTTGLVHSQNSVCDHKQEQCIDSQVSLASKEMAEDVLTDGTIQDSNLCEDNFQKPQGSLHSEQKAKDIETCMSVSSIDNGRLSSRVSNDVDFDMVSASSPSSKDMLCDTETVTRECEGSEKKHCSLPPLSVSDSGDFCSRTFVESDCNEEQFSHFESASCFGYYHCKKVSIGPEFQAEIPPWSSDVCVSNSDSSNLMLSQACHDDDRYPHRLLGNCVWPLAGSNSELQDHCVGQGKSTDCKCPDQNSIRCVKEHIEAEREKLKLKLGEAFSLLGFDDMGENVSEKWTRQEEETFWDIVSMNPVSLNKNFWNYLSGAFPSRSKEELVSYYFNVFVLRRRALQNRIDPENIDSDDDEEDWHGSEIGLSNRLGVIDEDDDSEAESDGSEGDDEVSESDEIPGATEEEDEVTAGYISEGHMTNRSFHKITFCDRENDAMDCQDEDIDDQMGGFALPFQHRLVQGDHSDLFVGQDLQNESCMSYEWNHGSKSSSLMRIRTTGIHSLQDEKFKEATSSDDSCKEERVDDLHYGNEVLCGDGKANGNLSRKDDFFVDGHPPSLLEPYDSKLWDIALVTRLKTDADRLVSTCSLIKELFGDETRDNDRNQI from the exons ATGGTTTTGAAACGAAATAAACGGGCTTTGGAAGATGGAAAATCATGCCAACCTGTTAAATGCCACAGACAATCAGAATATAGTCTTGGCCAGACAAGTGGAATTGGTGAGATCGTCCCTAATAACATTTACAGCAAAATGCATCTCCAAGAGTTTGCACAACCAAATGGCATGGAAATTTTTTGTGGAGACAAGCTCTTGATTTCATCAAGAGAGATAAACCTTAGCAATGGTATCATTTTTAATGATGGCATTGATTTGTCAGAGAGGGATGAAGCTCATCAGAAGCAAGTAGAAGTTGTGAAGACTGGCAAAGACGGCTCTGTGACAACTGGACTTGTACATAGTCAAAACAGTGTTTGTGATCACAAACAGGAGCAATGCATAGATTCTCAAGTTAGCTTGGCAAGTAAAGAAATGGCAGAGGATGTGCTAACTGATGGGACAATTCAAGATTCCAACTTGTGTGAAGACAATTTCCAAAAACCACAGGGAAGCTTACATAGCGAACAGAAGGCCAAGGATATTGAAACATGTATGTCAGTCTCAAGCATTGACAATGGCAGattgtctagtagggtttcaaatGATGTTGATTTTGACATG GTCTCAGCTTCCTCCCCAAGCTCCAAAGACATGCTTTGTGATACTGAAACAGTGACTCGAGAATGCGAAGGATCAGAGAAAAAACATTGTTCACTGCCCCCATTGTCTGTTTCTGATTCTGGAGACTTCTGTTCTAGAACTTTTGTAGAGTCTGATTGTAATGAGGAACAATTTTCTCACTTTGAGTCGGCTTCATGTTTTGGCTACTATCATTGTAAGAAGGTTTCTATAGGACCTGAATTTCAAGCAGAAATACCTCCATGGAGCTCTGATGTCTGCGTTTCTAATTCTGATTCTTCCAATCTGATGTTGTCCCAagcatgtcatgatgatgacagaTACCCTCATAGATTGCTTGGTAATTGTGTGTGGCCCTTAGCTGGATCAAACAGTGAACTTCAAGACCATTGTGTAGGACAAGGGAAATCTACAGATTGTAAATGTCCAGACCAAAATTCTATACGGTGTGTCAAAGAACATATTGAAGCTGAACGGGAAAAATTGAAGCTAAAGCTTGGCGAAGCATTCTCTTTGTTGGGATTTGATGACATGGGTGAGAACGTGTCAGAAAAATGGACTAGACAGGAGGAAGAAACCTTTTGGGATATTGTAAGTATGAATCCCGTGTCATTAAACAAGAACTTTTGGAATTATCTTTCTGGGGCCTTTCCCTCAAGAAGCAAAGAGGAGCTGGTGAGCTATTATTTCAATGTGTTTGTTCTTCGTCGAAGGGCCCTTCAAAACAGAATTGACCCAGAAAACATTgacagtgatgatgatgaagaagattggcaTGGCTCTGAAATTGGACTGAGTAACAGACTCGGGGtgattgatgaagatgatgattcaGAAGCAGAATCTGATGGCAgtgaaggtgatgatgaggtttcTGAATCTGATGAAATTCCTGGTGCTAcagaagaagaggatgaagtgACGGCAGGTTACATATCAGAGGGGCACATGACAAATAGGAGCTTTCACAAGATTACTTTTTGTGACCGAGAAAATGATGCTATGGATTGCCAGGATGAAGATATTGATGATCAAATGGGTGGGTTTGCATTACCTTTTCAACACAGGCTAGTACAAGGTGACCACAGTGATTTGTTTGTGGGGCAAGATTTACAAAATGAATCATGCATGTCGTATGAATGGAACCATGGAAGTAAGTCAAGTTCACTGATGCGCATAAGAACTACTGGAATTCATTCTCTTCAGGATGAAAAATTTAAAGAAGCCACAAGTTCTGACGATTCCTGTAAAGAAGAAAGAGTGGATGATTTACATTATGGAAATGAAGTACTATGTGGAGATGGCAAAGCAAATGGTAATTTATCTCGCAAGGATGACTTTTTTGTTGACGGACACCCTCCTTCTCTTCTGGAACCTTATGACTCAAAGCTGTGGGACATTGCTTTGGTGACTAGATTAAAAACAGATGCAGATAGATTGGTTTCAACCTGCAGTCTGATAAAAGAACTTTTTGGGGATGAAACAAG